A region of Flavobacterium album DNA encodes the following proteins:
- the dnaA gene encoding chromosomal replication initiator protein DnaA — MTKTAQSVWDNCLVFIKDNIQDQAYKTWFEPIRAVELTDSALYIQVPSKFFYEWLEEHYVKLLKVALTKELGTSAKLLYKIKMENTYGNKQPFTEQLPSAHRSPVKPQEVDVPLQNKNPELKNPFIIPGIRNLKIESQLNANYSFDNFFEGDSNRLARSAGLAVANKPGGTSFNPLLIFGGVGLGKTHLAHAIGIEIKDKYPEKTVLYISAEIFTQQYIDSVKRNTRNDFIHFYQLIDVLIIDDVQFLSGKTGTQDVFFHIFNHLHQNGKQVILTSDKAPVDMQDIEQRLLSRFKWGLSAELHQPDYETRISILNNILYRDGVEMPDEIVEYVAKNIKSNVRELEGAIISLIAQSSFNKREVTLELAKMVVEKFVKNVKREISIDYIQKVVSDYFQLDVDTLQSKTRKRHVVQARQLAMFFAKKFTKASLANIGSQIGDRDHATVLHACKTVDNLVTTDKQFRKFVDDINKKLSI; from the coding sequence ATGACGAAAACTGCGCAATCGGTATGGGACAACTGTCTTGTGTTCATAAAAGACAATATTCAGGATCAGGCCTACAAAACCTGGTTCGAACCTATCAGGGCAGTTGAGTTGACCGACAGCGCATTGTACATTCAGGTTCCAAGTAAATTCTTTTACGAATGGCTTGAAGAGCATTATGTCAAGTTGCTGAAAGTAGCGCTTACCAAAGAACTCGGGACAAGCGCAAAGCTACTGTATAAAATCAAGATGGAAAACACTTATGGCAACAAACAGCCCTTTACGGAGCAATTGCCAAGTGCCCATCGCTCCCCGGTAAAACCGCAGGAAGTAGATGTACCCCTACAGAACAAGAACCCGGAGCTAAAAAACCCTTTTATCATTCCCGGCATCAGGAACCTGAAGATCGAATCGCAGCTGAATGCAAATTACAGCTTCGACAATTTTTTCGAGGGCGACTCCAACAGGCTGGCCCGTTCGGCAGGTTTGGCTGTAGCCAATAAGCCCGGCGGGACATCGTTCAACCCGTTGCTGATATTCGGCGGCGTAGGTTTGGGAAAAACACACCTTGCCCATGCCATTGGTATCGAGATAAAAGACAAATACCCGGAAAAAACCGTGCTGTATATTTCTGCCGAAATATTCACACAGCAATATATCGACTCCGTAAAAAGGAACACCCGCAACGACTTTATTCACTTCTACCAACTGATAGATGTGCTGATCATTGACGATGTGCAGTTCCTTTCAGGCAAAACAGGTACACAGGATGTTTTTTTCCACATCTTCAACCACCTGCACCAGAACGGCAAACAAGTAATCCTTACATCGGACAAAGCACCGGTAGACATGCAGGACATTGAGCAGCGACTGCTTTCCCGTTTCAAATGGGGGCTTTCTGCCGAACTGCACCAGCCGGATTACGAGACCAGGATCTCCATACTTAATAACATATTGTACCGCGACGGCGTAGAAATGCCAGACGAGATCGTAGAATATGTGGCCAAGAACATCAAGAGCAACGTGCGTGAGCTGGAAGGCGCCATCATATCATTGATAGCCCAGTCTTCTTTCAACAAGCGCGAGGTTACCCTGGAGCTGGCTAAGATGGTAGTAGAGAAATTCGTAAAGAATGTGAAGCGCGAAATATCCATCGACTACATCCAGAAAGTAGTGTCGGATTATTTCCAGCTTGACGTAGATACACTGCAATCCAAAACCAGGAAGCGCCATGTAGTACAGGCCAGGCAGCTGGCTATGTTCTTCGCCAAGAAATTCACGAAGGCTTCACTTGCAAACATAGGTTCCCAAATTGGCGACCGTGACCATGCTACTGTGCTCCATGCGTGTAAAACGGTAGACAACCTTGTGACTACCGACAAGCAGTTCCGCAAATTTGTTGACGATATCAACAAAAAACTATCCATATAA
- a CDS encoding low molecular weight protein-tyrosine-phosphatase, with product MVRILMVCLGNICRSPLAEGILQSKLPTDKFFVDSAGTGDWHVGHQPDKRSILTAKNRGLDISCQKGRQIKVSDFEEFDHIYVMDSSNFRDVIRLAPNADAKAKVKLMMDEIFPGQKVDVPDPYYGGQGGFDKVYDMLDEACELVAQKLLKEHA from the coding sequence ATGGTCAGGATTTTGATGGTTTGCCTCGGGAACATTTGCCGCTCTCCGCTGGCAGAAGGCATCCTGCAATCAAAATTACCAACGGATAAATTCTTTGTCGATTCCGCAGGGACAGGCGACTGGCATGTTGGGCACCAGCCCGATAAACGCTCTATCCTCACTGCCAAAAACCGCGGGCTGGATATCAGCTGCCAGAAAGGCCGCCAGATAAAGGTTTCCGATTTTGAAGAATTCGACCATATTTATGTCATGGACAGCTCCAACTTTAGGGATGTAATACGGCTGGCACCCAATGCTGATGCCAAAGCCAAAGTGAAGCTGATGATGGATGAGATATTTCCCGGACAGAAAGTAGATGTTCCCGACCCGTATTATGGCGGGCAGGGCGGCTTTGACAAAGTATACGATATGCTGGACGAAGCCTGTGAGCTGGTAGCCCAAAAACTTTTAAAAGAACACGCATGA
- a CDS encoding SAM-dependent methyltransferase, translating to MSLGKLYLLPVPLGDDADPKQVLPDTVARTIEFIDHYIVENEKTARRFIKAILPAKKQPDLILSLLNKHTEPSEHLDFIKPCLQGRNVGLMSEAGCPGVADPGAVIVKLAHEKGIQVVPLIGPSSILLAIMASGMNGQSFAFNGYLPIDKSDKKSALKNLEKLSQDKKQSQIFMETPYRNNKFLEDIVNTLQPSTYLCIAADITLPTEYIKTKTIAQWKKEKVDLHNRPCIFIVHKFN from the coding sequence ATGAGCTTAGGCAAGCTATACCTCCTCCCAGTGCCGCTTGGCGATGATGCCGACCCGAAACAGGTGCTTCCGGATACCGTTGCGCGCACTATTGAGTTCATAGACCACTATATCGTTGAGAACGAAAAGACCGCAAGGCGCTTTATTAAGGCGATACTTCCTGCCAAAAAACAGCCCGACCTGATACTATCGCTACTTAATAAGCATACCGAGCCATCGGAACATTTAGACTTCATCAAACCCTGCCTTCAGGGCAGGAATGTAGGACTGATGTCGGAGGCCGGATGTCCAGGTGTAGCCGATCCCGGCGCGGTTATCGTAAAACTGGCCCACGAAAAAGGCATTCAGGTGGTACCGCTGATTGGCCCCTCCTCTATCCTGCTGGCCATCATGGCATCAGGGATGAACGGGCAGAGCTTTGCCTTTAATGGCTACCTGCCTATCGACAAATCGGATAAAAAGAGCGCACTGAAAAACCTGGAGAAACTATCGCAGGATAAAAAGCAGTCGCAGATCTTTATGGAAACGCCGTACCGCAATAATAAATTCCTTGAAGATATCGTAAATACACTGCAGCCATCAACATACCTGTGTATTGCTGCCGATATCACCCTGCCTACCGAATATATTAAGACCAAAACCATTGCCCAATGGAAGAAGGAAAAAGTGGATTTACACAACAGGCCCTGTATTTTTATAGTGCATAAGTTTAATTGA
- a CDS encoding vWA domain-containing protein: protein MKLIHQLIVAACLSLAIGCNNSVKERYNSIAPEVYDTGIDEMNAATGTHTTSDTIHNTEEYDRIVENDFKEAKANPLSTFSIDVDNASYSNVRRIIEAGQMPEKGAVRIEEFINYFDYGYPQPEGDKPFSITTEVWDTPWKDGHQLVRIGLQGKSLDYENLRPSNLVFLLDTSGSMESPEKLPLLRDAFMMMVDNLSPGSRVSIVTYAGSAGLVLPSTPVDNKKAIKEALSGLHAGGSTAGGEGLELAYKTAASNFIKDGNNRVILATDGDFNVGISSRSGLMELIEKNKGKNIFLTICGFGMGNYKDGTMEEISNWGDGNYFYIDTMKEAKKVFGKELTANLFVIAKDVKVQVEFNPAKVQAYRLIGYENRVMANEDFNNDLKDAGELGAGHRVTALYEVVPVGVAFKNRTTDKLKYQEPGKTISGSDELMTVKLRYKPLDSDKSLLIEKPVAARSIPWSQATKDSKFVSAVAGFGMLLRDSKYKGSLDYKMVKQLALDGMAGTDEYKTEFLSLVEEARNISSK, encoded by the coding sequence ATGAAATTAATCCATCAACTCATTGTCGCAGCCTGCCTTAGCCTTGCAATTGGCTGTAATAATTCTGTAAAAGAAAGGTATAACTCTATCGCGCCTGAAGTTTATGATACTGGTATTGACGAAATGAACGCCGCAACGGGAACCCATACCACAAGTGACACTATACACAACACCGAAGAATACGACCGCATTGTAGAGAACGATTTTAAGGAGGCGAAGGCCAACCCGCTTTCTACCTTTTCGATTGATGTTGACAATGCTTCTTATTCCAATGTGCGCCGCATTATTGAAGCCGGACAGATGCCGGAAAAAGGCGCAGTACGTATTGAGGAATTCATCAACTACTTTGATTACGGCTACCCGCAGCCGGAAGGTGACAAGCCGTTCTCTATCACTACAGAAGTCTGGGACACACCATGGAAAGACGGGCACCAGCTGGTACGCATAGGGCTGCAGGGGAAATCGCTTGATTATGAAAACCTCAGGCCATCCAACCTGGTATTTCTCTTAGACACTTCAGGCTCTATGGAATCGCCCGAAAAATTGCCTTTGCTGCGCGATGCCTTTATGATGATGGTGGACAACCTCAGCCCCGGCAGCCGCGTTTCTATTGTTACCTATGCAGGAAGCGCCGGACTGGTGCTGCCCTCTACTCCGGTTGACAACAAGAAAGCCATCAAAGAAGCGCTTTCGGGACTTCATGCAGGCGGCTCCACTGCTGGCGGCGAAGGTCTGGAATTAGCGTACAAGACAGCGGCATCCAACTTTATAAAAGACGGCAACAACCGCGTGATACTCGCTACCGACGGCGATTTTAACGTAGGTATAAGTTCGCGTTCGGGGCTTATGGAACTGATAGAAAAGAATAAAGGGAAAAACATATTCCTGACAATCTGCGGGTTTGGGATGGGCAATTATAAAGACGGCACCATGGAAGAGATAAGCAATTGGGGCGACGGAAACTACTTTTACATCGATACGATGAAGGAAGCCAAAAAAGTATTTGGGAAGGAGCTTACCGCCAATCTGTTTGTAATTGCTAAGGATGTAAAGGTGCAGGTAGAATTCAACCCCGCGAAGGTACAGGCCTACCGCCTCATAGGTTATGAGAACCGGGTGATGGCCAATGAGGACTTTAATAACGACCTTAAGGATGCCGGCGAGCTTGGGGCAGGGCATCGTGTTACGGCACTGTATGAAGTGGTCCCGGTAGGCGTTGCATTTAAAAACCGTACAACTGACAAGCTAAAATACCAGGAACCCGGCAAAACCATTTCGGGTAGCGATGAGCTAATGACTGTAAAACTGCGTTACAAACCATTGGATTCTGATAAAAGCTTATTGATCGAAAAACCGGTAGCGGCAAGATCTATACCGTGGAGCCAGGCAACAAAAGATTCGAAGTTCGTTTCGGCGGTAGCGGGATTCGGCATGCTGCTGCGCGATTCAAAGTATAAAGGCTCGTTAGATTATAAGATGGTGAAACAATTGGCCCTGGACGGCATGGCCGGCACCGATGAATATAAAACAGAGTTTCTTTCGCTGGTGGAAGAAGCACGGAATATCAGCAGCAAATAA
- a CDS encoding peptidoglycan-binding protein LysM has protein sequence MIKRWAYFLSLAAFITIVSSGFKAKDVKQFGKIEGFHLAENEITNYTVPTIDETAQVDLNFPFTGKSYIGFKQAVGIKESQGLYKLVSRYGYMGKYQFGRSALRALGIKDTKDFLNNPGLQERAFKALLSKNKWELRNEISKFEGKVIKGVKITESGLLAAAHLSGANSVKAFLHSNGNKGFRDGFGTSLKSYIRKFGGYDTSNIVAHPEPKVKLK, from the coding sequence ATGATAAAACGATGGGCATATTTTTTAAGCCTTGCCGCGTTCATTACAATTGTAAGTTCGGGCTTTAAGGCAAAAGATGTAAAGCAGTTTGGAAAAATAGAAGGTTTCCATTTAGCTGAAAACGAAATTACCAACTACACAGTACCCACAATTGACGAAACCGCGCAGGTTGACCTCAATTTCCCTTTTACCGGAAAATCCTATATCGGATTTAAGCAGGCGGTAGGGATAAAAGAATCACAAGGCCTTTACAAGCTTGTCAGCCGTTACGGCTACATGGGCAAATACCAGTTCGGGAGATCCGCACTCCGGGCTTTAGGCATTAAAGACACAAAAGATTTCCTTAACAATCCCGGCCTTCAGGAACGTGCATTTAAGGCATTGCTTTCAAAGAACAAATGGGAGCTTCGCAACGAGATCAGCAAGTTTGAAGGAAAAGTTATCAAAGGCGTTAAGATCACAGAGTCAGGATTGCTGGCGGCAGCGCACCTTTCGGGGGCCAATTCTGTAAAAGCTTTTTTACACAGTAATGGCAATAAAGGCTTCCGCGACGGATTCGGAACTTCCCTTAAAAGCTACATCAGGAAGTTCGGCGGGTATGATACTTCCAACATTGTAGCCCACCCGGAACCCAAGGTAAAGCTTAAATAA
- the mltG gene encoding endolytic transglycosylase MltG: MKLRKIIGIFTLVVVTAGSIYGYMLYKGIYSANTKFNEDRVAVFIPTGSDFAAVQKIVSPYIQDMDRFNSTAEKKSYPEYVKAGKFILKKDMNSNDIINSLRQPVPVNISFNNQETLQRAVGRIAQQIEPDSLTLLKAFTDKKFLEENGFNEDNVLSIFIPNTYEFFWNTSATKVREKMAKEYRKFWTPERLAKAEALNLTPLQVSALASIVHKETVKTDERPRVAGVYLNRLQKGMKLEADPTVIYAIKKQSGDFDQVIKRVLYKDLVIDSPYNTYKYEGLPPGPIAMPDITALDAVLNPEKHNYIYFCASVTNFGYHEFAVTAAQHEVNRQKYVAWVEKMGIKR, translated from the coding sequence TTGAAACTAAGAAAGATAATTGGCATTTTTACGCTGGTCGTAGTTACCGCGGGCAGTATTTACGGCTACATGCTATATAAAGGCATATATTCAGCAAATACCAAATTCAATGAAGACCGGGTGGCAGTTTTCATACCTACAGGATCTGACTTTGCAGCCGTACAGAAGATCGTGTCACCATATATTCAGGATATGGACCGCTTTAATTCGACAGCTGAAAAAAAATCATACCCTGAATATGTGAAGGCCGGGAAGTTTATCCTTAAAAAGGATATGAACAGCAACGATATCATCAACTCGCTGCGCCAGCCGGTACCGGTAAACATTTCCTTCAATAACCAGGAAACGCTACAACGGGCCGTTGGGCGAATCGCACAGCAGATAGAGCCGGATAGCCTTACGCTGCTTAAAGCCTTTACCGACAAGAAATTCCTTGAAGAGAACGGTTTTAATGAAGATAATGTTCTGAGCATCTTTATCCCGAATACCTATGAGTTCTTCTGGAACACATCGGCTACCAAAGTAAGGGAAAAAATGGCAAAGGAATACAGGAAATTCTGGACACCGGAAAGGCTTGCTAAGGCTGAGGCATTAAACCTTACGCCGTTGCAGGTTTCTGCGCTGGCCTCTATAGTGCATAAAGAAACGGTAAAGACCGATGAGCGCCCGCGCGTGGCAGGGGTATACCTTAACCGTCTTCAAAAAGGCATGAAGCTGGAGGCCGACCCGACCGTCATTTACGCGATTAAAAAGCAGTCAGGCGATTTTGACCAGGTAATAAAGCGCGTGCTTTATAAAGATCTTGTTATCGATTCGCCTTACAATACCTATAAATACGAAGGCCTGCCGCCGGGTCCTATTGCAATGCCCGATATCACGGCACTGGATGCAGTATTGAATCCTGAGAAGCACAATTACATCTATTTTTGTGCAAGCGTTACCAACTTTGGCTACCATGAATTTGCCGTTACTGCTGCGCAGCACGAGGTGAACCGCCAAAAGTATGTGGCTTGGGTCGAAAAAATGGGTATAAAGAGGTAA
- a CDS encoding GNAT family N-acetyltransferase, which translates to MVTLKGDAVYLRALEPDDLEFVYRVENDETIWEVSNTQTPYSRFLIRQYLENAHQDIYEAKQLRLAICRNGSFDAIGLIDLFDFDPVNQRAGVGIIISEKSNRNSGLGKESLGLLIEYAFQKLQLHQLYANIDIANVASISLFTNFGFQLAGVKKDWIRKNNSYTDEALYQLIR; encoded by the coding sequence ATGGTAACCCTTAAAGGTGATGCGGTTTATCTCAGGGCGCTGGAACCCGACGACCTGGAGTTTGTGTACCGCGTTGAGAACGATGAAACCATCTGGGAAGTGAGCAATACCCAAACCCCTTACAGCCGCTTCCTTATACGGCAGTACCTCGAAAATGCGCACCAGGACATTTATGAGGCAAAGCAGCTGCGGCTTGCCATTTGCAGGAACGGCAGCTTTGATGCTATAGGCCTTATTGACCTTTTCGATTTCGACCCGGTGAACCAAAGGGCAGGCGTGGGGATAATTATAAGTGAAAAAAGCAACCGTAATTCCGGCCTTGGAAAAGAGTCACTGGGGCTTTTGATAGAATATGCTTTCCAAAAACTCCAGCTACACCAATTGTACGCAAATATAGATATTGCAAATGTTGCAAGTATATCGCTTTTTACTAATTTTGGCTTCCAATTAGCCGGGGTAAAAAAAGATTGGATCAGGAAGAATAATTCGTATACTGATGAGGCTTTGTACCAGCTTATCCGTTAA
- the dapF gene encoding diaminopimelate epimerase — MKLTFYKYQGTGNDFVMVDNRENIFPKNDTKLIGHLCDRRFGIGGDGLILLENDNGTDFRMVYYNSDGNESTMCGNGGRCIVAFANELGLIDTETEFMAIDGRHHATIDVEGTISLHMKDVHTVSVYENYVFLDTGSPHHVELVDGLDELDVKKIGASIRYSGLYGDKGSNVNFVAPFGTDKFSVRTYERGVEDETLSCGTGVTAVAIAMKVLGKTHSDSVKLETPGGELQVSFVQDGKQFTDIYLTGPARFVFKGDIEW, encoded by the coding sequence ATGAAACTTACATTTTACAAATACCAGGGCACCGGAAACGACTTTGTAATGGTGGATAACCGTGAAAATATATTTCCCAAAAATGATACCAAACTCATCGGACATTTATGCGATCGCAGGTTCGGCATCGGGGGCGATGGGCTCATATTATTAGAGAACGACAATGGTACCGATTTTCGTATGGTCTACTACAATTCCGACGGGAACGAAAGTACCATGTGCGGCAACGGCGGCAGGTGCATTGTGGCGTTCGCCAACGAGCTTGGACTTATCGATACGGAAACCGAATTCATGGCTATCGATGGGCGGCACCATGCCACAATTGATGTAGAGGGCACTATTTCCCTGCATATGAAGGATGTGCATACCGTATCAGTTTATGAAAATTATGTTTTCCTTGATACCGGATCGCCGCACCATGTAGAGCTTGTGGACGGGCTGGATGAATTGGATGTAAAAAAAATAGGCGCCAGCATACGCTACAGCGGCCTTTATGGCGATAAAGGGTCGAACGTAAATTTTGTAGCGCCTTTCGGGACTGACAAATTTTCAGTACGTACCTATGAGCGCGGGGTGGAAGATGAGACTTTATCGTGCGGCACAGGTGTTACTGCTGTGGCTATCGCCATGAAGGTGCTTGGTAAAACGCATTCGGACTCCGTTAAGCTCGAAACGCCGGGCGGGGAATTGCAGGTCTCTTTTGTACAGGACGGAAAGCAATTTACCGACATCTATCTTACCGGCCCTGCGAGATTCGTTTTTAAAGGTGATATCGAATGGTAA
- a CDS encoding S1C family serine protease — MKRFSGLLLVGLLSGATTLGAYKLVFDNDTPTSALSIAPEQSNYTRTVGYNGAEQIDFTQAADKAVHTVVHVKNTSYATVPASPWDYMFGYRGGGQQQQQVGTGSGVIITADGYIVTNNHVVQNASELEVTLNNNQTYKATLVGTDSKMDIALLKVETKDKLPFATFGNSDEIKVGEWVLAVGNPYNLTSTVTAGIVSAKARNLSKDGIQSFIQTDAAVNPGNSGGALVNTRGELIGINTMISSMTGSYVGYSFAVPSNITRKIIEDLMQYGNVQRGALGVKGGELNSALAKDLGIDETKGFYVNDVIADSGAKKAGIKKGDIITKIDDREINGFADINASIVTKRPNDVVKVSVNRDGKMMLVPVKLSKNEINSFTYDGLELEDVTDADKKKLKIDYGVKIKEITDEDWMPYYDELKDGIILRIGNMKATDIESVSKVLENKRPNQKVRVEMLTKNGQVVQFLI, encoded by the coding sequence ATGAAAAGATTTTCAGGATTATTGCTTGTGGGCCTTCTCAGCGGCGCCACTACCCTTGGAGCTTACAAACTGGTATTTGATAACGACACACCCACATCTGCCTTATCAATAGCTCCCGAACAAAGTAATTATACCCGTACCGTGGGTTATAATGGTGCTGAGCAGATTGATTTTACCCAGGCTGCCGATAAAGCCGTACACACGGTTGTCCACGTTAAGAATACTTCTTATGCCACAGTGCCAGCAAGCCCGTGGGATTATATGTTCGGCTACCGCGGCGGCGGCCAGCAACAGCAACAGGTGGGCACGGGATCGGGCGTTATCATAACTGCAGATGGCTATATCGTGACGAACAACCACGTGGTGCAGAATGCATCTGAACTTGAAGTTACTCTAAACAATAACCAAACGTATAAAGCGACACTGGTAGGTACCGACTCCAAAATGGATATTGCGCTGCTGAAAGTCGAGACCAAAGACAAACTCCCGTTTGCGACTTTCGGAAATTCTGATGAGATCAAGGTAGGCGAATGGGTGCTTGCCGTGGGTAACCCTTACAACCTTACCAGTACTGTGACGGCGGGTATTGTTTCGGCGAAAGCCAGGAATCTCAGCAAAGACGGTATACAATCGTTCATCCAGACTGATGCGGCCGTGAATCCCGGCAACAGCGGCGGCGCCCTAGTAAATACAAGGGGCGAGCTCATTGGCATCAATACCATGATCTCTTCTATGACAGGCTCTTATGTGGGCTATTCGTTCGCCGTGCCATCTAATATTACCCGCAAAATCATAGAAGACCTTATGCAATACGGTAACGTACAGCGCGGTGCCCTTGGCGTAAAAGGCGGTGAGCTTAACAGCGCGCTTGCGAAAGACCTGGGTATCGATGAGACAAAAGGCTTTTATGTAAATGATGTTATTGCCGATTCCGGCGCCAAAAAAGCAGGCATTAAAAAAGGTGATATCATCACGAAAATAGATGATAGGGAGATCAACGGATTTGCAGATATCAATGCTTCGATCGTGACCAAACGCCCTAATGATGTGGTGAAGGTCTCTGTGAACCGCGATGGCAAAATGATGCTGGTACCTGTAAAGCTTTCTAAAAATGAGATCAACAGCTTTACGTATGACGGTCTTGAACTGGAAGATGTGACCGATGCCGACAAGAAGAAACTGAAGATCGATTATGGCGTTAAGATTAAAGAGATCACTGATGAAGACTGGATGCCTTACTATGACGAGTTGAAAGACGGTATAATATTAAGGATAGGCAACATGAAAGCCACCGATATCGAAAGCGTATCGAAAGTGCTGGAAAACAAAAGGCCTAACCAGAAAGTACGCGTGGAGATGCTTACGAAGAATGGACAGGTAGTACAATTCCTGATCTAA
- a CDS encoding DEAD/DEAH box helicase — translation MKLKKINPNLSQSLEEAGLIEPTELQKETFGAIKSGADLVLAAGQEEGKTTTIVIHVIQRLEKAFQESPRALIIVQDKAKMLEVMEMFKVYGNHTDLRIYGVHDKGDIDYDKNQISLGIDVLVGTPVRLGEMFSSAGFDVNQLKMFILDDADEILKLRHDTRIARISDSIAKTQRLFFTDAITERVESLADRLMTEPLFYEFDGEEEDEGEDETE, via the coding sequence ATGAAATTAAAAAAAATAAACCCAAACCTTTCGCAATCGCTTGAAGAAGCAGGGCTTATCGAACCTACCGAACTCCAAAAGGAAACCTTTGGGGCCATAAAAAGTGGTGCCGACCTCGTTTTAGCGGCAGGGCAGGAAGAAGGCAAGACCACAACTATAGTTATCCATGTGATACAAAGGCTGGAAAAAGCATTCCAGGAATCACCCCGCGCTCTCATCATTGTGCAGGACAAAGCAAAAATGCTGGAAGTCATGGAGATGTTTAAAGTGTACGGCAACCATACCGACCTGCGCATTTACGGTGTACATGATAAAGGCGATATCGACTATGACAAGAACCAGATTTCCCTGGGTATCGATGTACTTGTAGGTACGCCGGTAAGGCTGGGCGAAATGTTTTCCTCGGCGGGGTTTGATGTCAACCAGCTAAAGATGTTTATCCTGGATGATGCCGATGAGATACTGAAACTGAGGCATGACACCCGCATTGCAAGGATATCCGACAGTATTGCCAAAACCCAGCGCCTTTTCTTTACCGATGCAATCACCGAAAGGGTAGAATCGCTGGCCGACCGGCTGATGACCGAACCGTTGTTTTATGAGTTCGACGGAGAAGAAGAGGACGAAGGCGAAGACGAAACAGAATAA
- a CDS encoding sigma-54-dependent transcriptional regulator, whose product MSKILIIEDEAAIRRVLGKILSEENDAYKVEEAEDGQAGFEKIKNDDYDLVLCDIKMPKMDGVEVLEAVKKIKPEIPFVMISGHGDIETAINTMRLGAFDYISKPPDLNRLLNTVRNALDRKVLVVENKMLKKKVSKNYEMVGSSEPINHIKGIIEKVAPTDARVLITGPNGTGKELVAHWLHEKSERSNAPFIEVNCAAIPSELIESELFGHVKGAFTSAVKDRAGKFEAADKGTIFLDEIGDMSMPAQAKVLRALQENMIQRVGAEKDIKVDVRVIAATNKDLKKEIAEGRFREDLYHRLAVILVKVPSLNDRRDDIPTLINHFAEKIASEQGSAPKKFSDEAIKLLQEYDWTGNIRELRNVVERLIILGGSEISESDVTLFASK is encoded by the coding sequence ATGTCCAAAATACTCATAATAGAAGACGAAGCCGCCATCCGCCGTGTGTTGGGGAAAATACTCTCTGAAGAGAACGATGCCTACAAAGTAGAGGAGGCCGAAGACGGGCAGGCAGGCTTTGAAAAGATAAAGAATGACGATTACGACCTGGTGCTGTGCGATATCAAGATGCCGAAAATGGATGGCGTTGAGGTGCTGGAAGCCGTAAAAAAGATAAAGCCCGAGATCCCTTTCGTCATGATATCGGGTCACGGCGATATAGAAACTGCTATCAACACGATGCGCCTCGGGGCATTTGATTATATCTCAAAACCGCCCGACCTGAACCGCCTGCTTAACACCGTACGCAATGCGCTTGACCGTAAAGTGCTTGTGGTAGAAAATAAGATGCTGAAAAAGAAGGTCAGCAAGAACTATGAGATGGTGGGCAGCAGCGAACCTATCAACCACATAAAAGGCATTATTGAAAAGGTGGCCCCGACCGATGCGCGTGTCCTTATCACAGGGCCGAACGGTACCGGAAAAGAACTCGTAGCACATTGGCTGCACGAAAAAAGCGAACGCTCTAATGCGCCATTTATCGAGGTGAACTGTGCAGCGATACCATCGGAACTTATAGAAAGCGAGCTCTTCGGCCACGTGAAAGGTGCCTTTACCAGCGCCGTAAAAGACAGGGCCGGTAAGTTCGAGGCTGCGGACAAGGGAACTATTTTTCTTGACGAGATAGGCGATATGAGCATGCCGGCGCAGGCTAAGGTGCTTCGTGCCTTACAGGAGAATATGATTCAGCGTGTAGGTGCCGAGAAAGATATTAAAGTAGATGTACGCGTTATCGCCGCTACCAATAAAGACCTGAAAAAAGAGATCGCTGAAGGGCGTTTCCGTGAAGACCTTTACCACCGTCTTGCCGTGATATTGGTAAAAGTGCCGTCGCTGAATGACCGCAGGGATGATATACCGACACTGATAAACCATTTTGCGGAAAAGATAGCTTCGGAACAGGGGAGTGCGCCTAAGAAATTCTCCGACGAGGCTATAAAGCTGCTGCAGGAATATGACTGGACGGGCAACATCCGCGAGCTGCGTAATGTTGTAGAACGGCTTATTATCCTTGGCGGCAGCGAGATATCGGAAAGCGATGTGACGCTGTTTGCCAGTAAATAA